The following proteins come from a genomic window of Varunaivibrio sulfuroxidans:
- a CDS encoding NuoB/complex I 20 kDa subunit family protein codes for MKDELKKRIVKGPDGFEFEVDPINDYYCDAAPKVHPPVYVKIVEDLFNWARSESIWILGFGTGCGAIEMRPLMTPRFDAYRFGVQWRPTPRQSNLFIISGYLSVKTLKRVIRSYEQMQSPKYVMGLGSCTINGGMYWDSYNTIKRLDQYLPVDLYVAGCMPRPEALLKGFDDLKKIIRAGKAEGANLYAENFDWYKANQKKVIQDWDMPDYNW; via the coding sequence ATGAAGGACGAACTGAAAAAACGCATCGTCAAGGGACCGGACGGTTTCGAATTCGAAGTCGATCCGATCAATGACTATTATTGCGACGCCGCGCCCAAGGTTCACCCGCCGGTCTATGTCAAGATCGTCGAAGATTTGTTCAACTGGGCGCGCTCCGAATCGATCTGGATCCTGGGCTTCGGCACCGGCTGCGGGGCCATCGAAATGCGCCCGCTGATGACGCCGCGCTTCGACGCCTACCGTTTTGGCGTGCAGTGGCGTCCGACCCCGCGCCAGTCGAACTTGTTCATCATTTCGGGTTATCTTTCGGTGAAAACGCTGAAGCGCGTGATCCGATCCTACGAGCAGATGCAGAGCCCGAAATACGTCATGGGCCTGGGGTCGTGCACGATCAACGGCGGCATGTATTGGGATTCGTACAACACGATCAAGCGGCTCGACCAATATTTGCCGGTCGATCTTTATGTGGCGGGCTGCATGCCGCGCCCCGAAGCCCTGCTGAAAGGCTTCGATGATTTGAAAAAGATCATCCGCGCCGGCAAGGCCGAGGGGGCCAACCTCTACGCCGAAAACTTCGACTGGTACAAGGCGAACCAGAAGAAGGTCATTCAAGACTGGGACATGCCCGATTACAACTGGTAG
- a CDS encoding NADH-quinone oxidoreductase subunit C encodes MRALYSNLGERFELGELTVQRENLAFITVQPQHLRALSVHLRDREGFTHLVLLTAVDWIEDGLFQLTYLLCNRETRCDLGLRVMIPRENATMETAHDVWPTAATYQRELYEMFGIDFPGSPRVDEPFILEGWTDLPPYRRDFDTKKFAEETFVHRPGRATNDPAQHMKKQIYPDGT; translated from the coding sequence ATGCGCGCACTTTATAGCAATCTCGGCGAACGTTTCGAGCTGGGCGAACTGACGGTTCAGCGCGAAAATCTGGCGTTTATCACCGTGCAGCCCCAGCACCTGCGCGCGTTGTCGGTTCATCTGCGCGACCGCGAGGGTTTCACCCATCTCGTCCTCCTGACGGCGGTGGACTGGATCGAGGACGGCCTTTTCCAACTGACCTATCTTTTGTGCAACCGGGAAACGCGCTGCGACCTTGGATTGCGGGTGATGATCCCCCGTGAAAACGCCACGATGGAAACCGCTCACGACGTCTGGCCGACCGCGGCGACGTACCAACGCGAACTGTACGAGATGTTCGGCATCGATTTCCCCGGCAGTCCCCGGGTGGACGAACCCTTTATCCTCGAGGGGTGGACGGACCTGCCCCCCTATCGCCGCGATTTCGACACCAAGAAATTCGCCGAGGAGACCTTCGTCCATCGGCCCGGGCGGGCAACGAACGATCCGGCCCAGCACATGAAAAAGCAAATTTATCCGGATGGGACTTGA